One window of the Leptospira koniambonensis genome contains the following:
- a CDS encoding cytochrome P450, whose protein sequence is MFSLHEPTSGRTKKNKPNLPPGVFGIRALPYVSKLAKDPIGFFQLMQSKFGNSARFGLRQVVFHLITQPEDIKRVLQENNQNYHKGVFYKELGRILGKGLLNSEGEFWKKQRKLIQPSFHKQRISEFVEIMAQETEKTSESWKKISSLDISKEMMRLTFAIVGRTLFRTEVESYAARIEHSLKIALELVTKRITRIFPFPFSWPTPENLKLKRALKDMHSVVDELIAERKKNPSNDLISMLLEVRDEETGETMSESQVRDEAITLLLAGHETTANALSWGFYLLSKHPEICEKVREEANRVLGNKTPSLEDVQKLTYTRKVLDEVLRLYPPAWVIERTAMGPDQIGGYDVETGTNISICIFNIHRNPDFWENPDKFDPDRFDEERSADRPKYAYLPFGGGPRICIGNIFALTEATLILAMLVKDYKFQTDSSHPVVMEPLVTLRPKYGILLNIVST, encoded by the coding sequence TTGTTTTCCTTGCATGAACCGACTTCAGGTCGCACCAAAAAAAATAAACCGAATCTTCCTCCTGGAGTTTTCGGGATCCGGGCACTACCTTACGTTTCTAAATTGGCAAAAGATCCGATCGGATTTTTCCAATTGATGCAGTCCAAATTCGGAAATTCAGCACGATTTGGATTGAGGCAGGTTGTATTTCATTTAATTACTCAGCCAGAAGATATCAAAAGAGTCCTTCAAGAAAATAACCAGAACTATCATAAGGGAGTTTTTTACAAAGAACTCGGAAGAATTTTAGGCAAAGGTTTATTGAACAGCGAAGGAGAATTTTGGAAGAAGCAAAGAAAGCTGATCCAACCTTCTTTCCATAAACAAAGGATCTCTGAATTCGTAGAGATTATGGCCCAGGAAACTGAAAAAACTTCCGAAAGCTGGAAGAAGATTTCCAGCTTAGACATTTCTAAAGAAATGATGCGACTAACGTTTGCGATCGTGGGCAGAACTTTATTCAGAACAGAGGTAGAAAGTTACGCGGCAAGAATAGAACATTCTTTAAAGATCGCGTTAGAGCTGGTTACTAAAAGGATCACTCGTATTTTTCCTTTTCCATTTAGTTGGCCTACACCTGAAAATCTGAAACTCAAACGTGCATTGAAAGATATGCATTCAGTAGTTGATGAGTTAATTGCTGAACGTAAAAAAAATCCTTCTAACGATTTGATCTCTATGCTTTTGGAAGTCAGAGACGAAGAAACCGGCGAGACTATGAGTGAAAGTCAAGTTAGAGACGAGGCAATCACACTTCTTCTTGCTGGACATGAGACAACTGCAAATGCATTGTCTTGGGGATTTTATCTTCTATCTAAACATCCTGAGATTTGCGAAAAAGTTAGAGAAGAAGCAAATAGAGTTTTAGGTAATAAAACTCCTAGCTTAGAAGATGTTCAAAAATTGACATACACTCGCAAAGTGTTGGATGAAGTTTTGAGATTATATCCTCCTGCTTGGGTGATCGAAAGAACTGCAATGGGTCCTGACCAAATTGGCGGTTATGATGTGGAGACTGGAACAAATATCTCCATCTGCATTTTTAATATTCACCGAAACCCAGATTTTTGGGAAAATCCTGACAAGTTTGATCCGGATCGTTTTGATGAAGAAAGATCTGCAGATAGACCTAAGTATGCATATCTTCCTTTTGGAGGAGGACCAAGGATCTGTATCGGTAATATTTTTGCATTAACAGAAGCTACATTGATACTTGCGATGCTCGTCAAAGACTACAAATTCCAAACAGATTCAAGCCATCCTGTCGTTATGGAACCTTTAGTCACATTAAGACCTAAGTACGGAATTCTATTAAACATAGTTTCAACTTGA
- a CDS encoding RNA polymerase sigma factor, with protein MDQREFAGLIDSTKHIVLSAIKKNLYEEFYDTIDDVVQETYIRAYKSLAANKFRGDSSHSTWLYTIARNESLRMNQKRMRQANLAMKLKEKATQDSILNPREEYNDSGMDIELQDLISNLPWKYKSVLALVSEGYKEQQIAEKLGIPEGTVKSRSFRGKQMLKKLFFQET; from the coding sequence ATGGACCAAAGAGAATTTGCCGGATTGATAGACAGTACGAAACACATCGTGCTCTCCGCGATTAAAAAGAATTTATACGAAGAGTTTTACGATACCATCGATGATGTTGTCCAAGAAACTTATATCCGTGCTTATAAAAGTTTAGCAGCCAATAAGTTCAGAGGGGATTCTTCCCATAGTACTTGGTTGTATACAATCGCAAGAAATGAATCCTTGAGAATGAACCAGAAGCGTATGCGCCAGGCAAACCTTGCAATGAAGCTAAAGGAAAAAGCTACTCAAGATTCTATCCTAAACCCAAGAGAAGAATATAACGACTCTGGAATGGACATTGAACTGCAAGATTTGATCTCCAATCTTCCTTGGAAGTATAAATCTGTGCTTGCATTAGTATCTGAAGGATACAAAGAGCAACAGATTGCGGAGAAGTTGGGGATTCCAGAAGGAACAGTTAAGTCCCGATCTTTCCGAGGCAAACAAATGCTGAAGAAACTTTTTTTTCAAGAGACCTAG
- a CDS encoding SanA/YdcF family protein — MRLALLLAAAICIGIPASIDLSIEWDYENRSPHAGNYRSLKPATVAIVPGASVYKGIPSPVLQDRLDCAIELYKQGKVRKILLSGDNGTSYYNEVKPMLLYVLERGIDEEDVFVDHAGFRTLDTLVRAKEIFQVKDAIFVSQRFHQPRAAFISKKIGLDLQSYESDRRIYISGPTSRFREFFARTLAWIDMNLTNTAPKYLGKPFPIEGSGVKTWKGSVI; from the coding sequence ATGAGACTTGCACTCTTACTCGCCGCTGCAATCTGCATCGGGATCCCAGCTTCCATAGATCTTTCCATCGAATGGGATTACGAAAACAGAAGTCCCCATGCAGGAAATTATCGTTCTCTAAAACCCGCAACTGTTGCAATCGTCCCAGGTGCTTCCGTTTATAAAGGCATTCCTTCTCCTGTTTTACAAGACCGCCTAGATTGTGCGATAGAACTTTATAAACAAGGGAAGGTGCGTAAAATTCTACTCTCTGGTGATAATGGAACTAGCTATTACAACGAAGTGAAACCTATGCTTCTTTATGTTTTAGAAAGAGGAATAGATGAAGAGGATGTGTTCGTAGATCACGCAGGCTTTAGAACATTAGATACTTTAGTAAGAGCAAAAGAAATTTTTCAAGTTAAGGATGCAATCTTTGTAAGCCAAAGATTTCACCAACCTAGAGCAGCATTCATTTCTAAAAAGATAGGATTAGATCTACAATCTTATGAATCGGATAGAAGGATCTATATCAGCGGACCAACAAGCAGGTTCAGAGAATTTTTTGCAAGAACCTTGGCCTGGATCGATATGAACCTTACAAACACTGCGCCTAAATATTTAGGTAAACCGTTTCCTATAGAAGGAAGTGGAGTCAAAACCTGGAAGGGTTCCGTAATCTAA
- a CDS encoding GDP-mannose 4,6-dehydratase — protein MKYLVTGAEGFVGSYLVPELTQESGSELLGLGMNPKNTNFPFPYKICDIRDIQSLQQVFESYSPDVLFHLAGQTFVPRSIENPEETLLINVAGTLNILECFKRSGKKVKLVYVSSSEVYGNIKEEQLPVSENLLPSPVNPYASSKLAAETYCLQYSRSYQNIETVIARPFNHIGKGQNPNFVVPNFCKQVLENISKNVSSEILVGDLTPTRDFLHVTDVVKAYVLLATKGLSGEVYNICSGAETSISQVLQWILEFADSKLVSKQDPARLRPAEMKRSLGDNSKLKSLGWSPATSVKEAVREIFEHIRKTEYSS, from the coding sequence ATGAAATACTTGGTCACAGGAGCGGAAGGTTTTGTAGGATCTTATCTGGTCCCAGAACTTACACAAGAATCCGGGTCTGAACTTCTGGGCCTGGGAATGAATCCCAAAAATACGAACTTTCCATTTCCCTATAAGATCTGTGATATCCGAGATATCCAATCACTCCAACAAGTATTTGAGTCTTATTCACCCGATGTATTATTCCATTTAGCAGGACAAACATTCGTTCCAAGATCTATTGAAAATCCAGAAGAAACATTACTTATCAATGTAGCTGGCACATTGAATATTTTAGAATGTTTTAAACGTTCCGGTAAAAAAGTAAAACTAGTATATGTATCTTCTTCTGAAGTATATGGAAATATAAAAGAAGAACAACTTCCAGTTTCGGAAAACCTTCTACCAAGCCCTGTGAATCCGTATGCTTCTTCTAAGCTTGCTGCAGAAACTTATTGTCTTCAATATTCTCGTTCATATCAAAATATAGAAACTGTGATCGCAAGGCCTTTTAATCATATAGGCAAAGGGCAGAATCCGAACTTCGTGGTTCCAAATTTCTGTAAACAGGTATTGGAGAATATTTCCAAAAACGTTTCTTCTGAAATTTTAGTGGGAGATTTAACTCCTACGAGAGACTTTTTACATGTAACTGATGTAGTAAAAGCTTATGTTCTTTTAGCGACCAAGGGTTTGAGTGGAGAAGTTTATAATATATGTTCTGGAGCTGAGACTTCAATCTCTCAAGTTTTGCAATGGATCCTGGAATTTGCGGATTCTAAATTAGTTTCTAAACAAGATCCTGCAAGATTAAGACCTGCAGAAATGAAAAGATCTTTGGGAGATAATTCTAAATTAAAATCTTTGGGCTGGTCTCCTGCCACCTCCGTCAAAGAAGCAGTTCGAGAAATTTTCGAACATATTCGAAAAACAGAATATTCTTCTTAG
- a CDS encoding LIC_10202 family protein — MEERSSDIIEIKDSSVNVRELMEEIESRLARRPVSKEELERLSRWKFSPQSPEGYREFDAAETAHLFEKGISPPKFTNPKFKYIRGPIRWLFIKLIELYAFLDKKLSENRTRAFYSVLNELILLRGDHEKLKRKFEKFYNEFVELNYTLKKEISPEFVWSNEFLYEEETLEESETLILSRLNPGDSVLAINPEWGKFLKQLLKAQIEFKAVTWNKSQYSYIKENITNSVSLLSFEEVLPESPLPSKIVSNTNLCLLPNWVLEKLFKSLASKTSSGTEFIFRYSNYSNRMVSPFQPILLTQISESAFREFLQKLGFKNIVDTKAGDGFSVFSFRK; from the coding sequence ATGGAAGAAAGATCTTCAGATATAATAGAAATCAAGGACAGCTCGGTGAATGTCCGCGAGCTCATGGAAGAAATAGAATCCAGGCTTGCCAGAAGACCAGTTTCCAAGGAAGAATTGGAACGTCTTTCTCGTTGGAAATTTTCTCCTCAATCCCCTGAAGGATACAGAGAATTCGACGCTGCAGAAACAGCTCATTTATTTGAAAAAGGGATCTCCCCTCCTAAGTTTACAAATCCAAAATTCAAATATATTCGCGGCCCAATTCGTTGGTTGTTTATCAAACTGATTGAGCTATATGCTTTTCTTGATAAAAAACTTTCTGAAAATAGAACTCGCGCATTCTACAGCGTTTTGAATGAATTGATCCTCTTAAGAGGAGATCATGAAAAGTTAAAACGTAAATTCGAGAAGTTCTATAATGAGTTTGTAGAATTAAATTATACTCTTAAAAAAGAGATCAGCCCTGAATTCGTTTGGTCCAATGAGTTTCTTTATGAAGAAGAAACTCTAGAAGAAAGTGAAACTCTTATTCTTTCTAGATTGAATCCTGGAGATTCAGTTCTTGCGATCAATCCTGAATGGGGAAAATTCCTAAAACAACTCTTAAAGGCTCAGATAGAATTCAAAGCTGTCACTTGGAATAAATCTCAATATTCTTATATCAAAGAAAATATTACTAATTCAGTATCCCTTCTATCCTTTGAAGAAGTTTTACCTGAGTCTCCCCTTCCTTCTAAAATTGTTTCTAATACAAATCTGTGTCTTTTGCCAAATTGGGTTTTAGAAAAACTTTTCAAATCCTTGGCTTCTAAAACTTCCAGTGGGACAGAGTTCATCTTTAGATATTCAAATTATTCAAATCGAATGGTCTCTCCATTTCAACCAATCCTTTTGACTCAGATCAGCGAGTCAGCATTCAGAGAATTCTTACAAAAATTAGGTTTTAAGAATATAGTGGATACCAAGGCCGGAGACGGTTTCTCAGTGTTTAGTTTCAGAAAATGA
- a CDS encoding glycosyltransferase, protein MNAYLHISEFRDKDGIGNDIKGLREVLNSSGINTEIVCQNDLSDGSIKIIQTEELRNERNISSNSMHILEYGGSGYPIDSFLSFPGRKFVRYQNITPPKFFKPFVSQDIFRSFELDYKKSILELHKLKRSTERFLPSSRYSASNLEDLNIVNSSVLPIVRKYGWKGEKRNRKNGYTLGYVGRLVPSKKIEDILFLSYFLKRIEPKYRILLIGNVPSIFEDYFTNLKQMARELGIGGNVQFRMGVQDSELPRFWEEMDAYISMSEHEGFGIPLVEALSYDIPVFAYACTAVPETLKDAGYLFRKKDLSSLEKLAEWIHFILESQSSVRPVDGPHASSKRREVCMDYDSMPYGRVLKQIFTFKEAATS, encoded by the coding sequence ATGAATGCCTATCTCCATATTTCAGAATTTAGGGATAAGGACGGGATCGGAAACGATATCAAGGGCTTAAGAGAAGTCCTAAATTCTTCCGGTATCAATACAGAGATCGTTTGCCAAAATGATCTGAGCGATGGCTCCATCAAAATTATACAAACAGAAGAACTTCGCAACGAAAGAAATATTTCTTCAAATTCAATGCATATTTTGGAATACGGAGGATCTGGCTATCCTATAGATTCTTTTCTTTCTTTTCCCGGCAGAAAATTTGTCCGTTATCAGAACATAACTCCTCCTAAGTTTTTTAAACCTTTCGTTTCTCAAGACATATTTAGAAGTTTCGAGTTAGATTATAAAAAATCCATATTAGAATTACATAAACTGAAAAGATCCACGGAACGTTTTCTTCCCAGTTCCAGATACAGCGCTTCCAATTTAGAAGATCTAAACATAGTAAATTCCAGCGTTCTACCGATTGTCAGAAAGTACGGATGGAAGGGAGAAAAACGAAATCGTAAAAATGGTTACACTCTCGGCTATGTAGGACGTTTGGTCCCAAGCAAAAAGATAGAAGATATATTATTCCTTTCTTATTTTCTGAAAAGAATAGAACCTAAATATAGGATCTTACTCATCGGAAATGTTCCAAGTATTTTCGAAGATTATTTTACCAATTTAAAGCAAATGGCAAGAGAGCTCGGGATTGGTGGAAACGTTCAATTTAGAATGGGGGTCCAAGATTCCGAGCTGCCCAGATTTTGGGAAGAAATGGACGCTTATATCAGCATGAGTGAACACGAAGGTTTCGGAATTCCACTTGTGGAGGCTTTGAGTTACGACATTCCAGTTTTTGCATATGCTTGCACTGCTGTTCCAGAAACATTAAAGGATGCAGGATATCTTTTCCGAAAAAAAGATCTAAGTAGTTTAGAAAAACTAGCTGAGTGGATCCACTTTATATTAGAATCCCAATCTTCCGTTCGTCCTGTAGATGGTCCTCATGCTTCTTCCAAAAGAAGAGAAGTTTGTATGGATTATGATTCCATGCCTTACGGAAGAGTTTTAAAACAGATATTTACATTTAAAGAAGCGGCGACCTCATGA
- a CDS encoding glycosyltransferase family 4 protein — protein MIFRRRGVHQFAAGFNLGDAISNEMNSLKSVFKKIGYSSEIYAENTGPGTDAFVKKHKAYSSNSKDILVYHHSIHSDVLETLVKTKNSKILIYHNVTPGHFFEKYDLKLTYLLRKGREELESLRNKFDKVFAVSEYNKSELVDLGFENVDVLPITYQLPQGKQTLKENFSKNRPNIPRFLFVGRIAPNKKQDDLIRFAFHYLKAYGSEFQLFMVGFSSKELYLYREELERMLDFYKLRKNVIITDFLSDEELKSMYLNCDLFLSMSEHEGFCVPLLEAMVHNIPILAFDGGAVGETLSGAGILFKEKRMDMIVELAHKMVTDRSWKDLILETQQRRLSSFSQINAETVLRPVLARLS, from the coding sequence ATGATCTTCAGAAGAAGAGGAGTTCATCAATTCGCAGCCGGTTTTAATTTGGGAGATGCTATTTCGAATGAAATGAATTCCTTAAAATCTGTTTTCAAAAAGATAGGATATTCTTCCGAAATTTATGCGGAGAATACAGGTCCTGGAACGGATGCTTTCGTAAAAAAGCACAAGGCATATTCTTCCAATAGCAAAGATATATTAGTATATCATCATTCTATCCATTCAGACGTTCTGGAAACTTTGGTAAAAACAAAGAATTCTAAAATTCTAATATACCACAACGTAACGCCAGGTCATTTTTTCGAAAAATACGATCTAAAACTTACGTACCTTCTACGCAAAGGAAGAGAAGAATTAGAGTCATTAAGAAACAAATTCGATAAAGTATTTGCAGTTTCTGAATACAATAAATCGGAACTTGTAGATCTTGGTTTCGAAAATGTAGATGTCCTTCCTATTACTTATCAACTTCCGCAAGGGAAACAAACTCTTAAGGAAAATTTTTCCAAGAATAGACCTAATATCCCCCGCTTTTTATTTGTAGGAAGAATTGCCCCGAACAAAAAACAAGACGATCTGATCCGATTTGCATTTCATTATCTAAAAGCTTACGGGTCTGAATTTCAACTTTTTATGGTAGGATTCAGTTCCAAAGAATTGTATTTATACAGAGAAGAATTGGAACGTATGCTCGATTTTTATAAATTGAGAAAGAATGTGATCATCACAGATTTTTTATCCGACGAAGAGTTAAAGTCCATGTATTTAAACTGCGATCTTTTCTTATCAATGAGCGAGCATGAAGGATTTTGTGTTCCGTTATTAGAAGCGATGGTGCATAATATTCCGATCCTTGCTTTCGATGGTGGCGCAGTAGGAGAAACTCTTTCAGGTGCTGGGATCTTATTCAAAGAAAAGAGAATGGATATGATCGTGGAGCTTGCCCACAAAATGGTAACTGATCGAAGCTGGAAAGACTTAATCCTTGAAACCCAACAAAGACGATTATCTTCCTTTTCTCAGATCAACGCAGAAACAGTATTGAGGCCAGTCCTTGCTAGACTCTCGTAG
- a CDS encoding glycosyltransferase family 4 protein, producing the protein MLDSRRRLAVVTPIFSDHISGGSEKLIYQYTLILSKFYEVTVLASRSLDYITWKNQVPIKDLEPVLLGKDLEKKVSREWIEPEAGNRIRVLRFSVDKERNISKFNRFSDKLFRNSESGKNTGSQEEKERIWVDMQGPYCPDLIQYIETNERDYDVFVFVSYLYYPMVYGLPLVAKKSVVIPTLHDEPPAKLSVYSNLFKDDSAYCFNTPEEKALFHKLYGYEPSLGNVIGMHLAIPEEVEKKSSDRKNPQDSFQFLYVGRIDEGKGVLEMAQYFSEWQKRSGRNDKLLLAGRGDSKLLQRISKFSHVSPLGFVSEEAKDEIIRSSDILINPSPMESFSIIIMEAWIRKKAVLVNGRSDVLKGHCLRSNGGLYYSDLDSFCAVAEYLVNHSKEREEMGLNGKKYVQANFNPDIVEKKIAHIVERCIRRRYSE; encoded by the coding sequence TTGCTAGACTCTCGTAGAAGATTAGCCGTAGTTACTCCTATTTTTTCGGATCATATCTCAGGTGGTTCCGAAAAGCTAATCTATCAATATACTCTAATATTATCCAAGTTCTATGAGGTGACAGTTCTTGCGAGTCGCTCCTTAGATTATATCACTTGGAAAAACCAAGTCCCGATAAAAGATTTAGAGCCTGTACTTCTTGGAAAAGATTTAGAGAAGAAGGTCAGTAGAGAATGGATCGAACCTGAAGCTGGAAATCGAATTAGAGTTTTAAGATTCTCAGTAGATAAAGAAAGAAATATATCTAAGTTTAATAGATTTTCAGATAAACTGTTTAGGAATTCTGAATCAGGAAAAAACACCGGCTCCCAAGAAGAAAAAGAAAGGATCTGGGTAGACATGCAAGGTCCGTATTGCCCTGATCTGATTCAATACATTGAAACAAACGAAAGAGATTATGATGTATTCGTTTTTGTTTCTTATCTATATTATCCGATGGTTTACGGGCTGCCTTTGGTTGCTAAGAAATCTGTTGTAATTCCTACATTGCATGACGAACCTCCCGCAAAATTATCCGTATATTCCAATCTTTTCAAAGATGACTCAGCTTATTGTTTTAATACTCCTGAAGAAAAAGCACTCTTCCATAAATTATATGGGTACGAACCAAGTCTTGGGAATGTAATAGGAATGCATTTAGCCATTCCAGAAGAAGTTGAGAAAAAAAGTTCAGACAGAAAAAACCCGCAAGATTCGTTTCAGTTTTTATACGTGGGAAGGATAGACGAAGGAAAAGGTGTGCTGGAGATGGCCCAATACTTTTCTGAGTGGCAGAAAAGAAGCGGCAGAAACGATAAACTACTTCTGGCCGGAAGAGGAGATTCCAAACTTCTACAAAGGATATCAAAATTTTCTCATGTATCTCCTTTAGGTTTTGTAAGCGAAGAAGCAAAGGATGAGATCATCCGTTCTTCAGATATTTTAATCAATCCTTCTCCTATGGAAAGTTTTTCCATTATTATTATGGAAGCTTGGATCCGTAAAAAAGCAGTTTTGGTTAATGGAAGATCAGATGTTCTGAAAGGACATTGTTTGAGAAGTAATGGTGGTTTATATTATTCTGATCTAGACAGCTTTTGTGCAGTCGCAGAATATTTAGTAAATCATAGTAAAGAAAGAGAAGAGATGGGACTAAATGGTAAAAAATACGTTCAGGCGAACTTCAATCCAGACATAGTGGAAAAGAAGATCGCCCATATCGTAGAGAGATGTATCAGAAGAAGATACTCAGAATAA
- a CDS encoding DMT family transporter encodes MSWVLLVLAGFFEVGFTTCMKLSDGFKDWRYGLGFLVFAILSFYFLNKATQNISLGTAYAVWTGIGAAGTVIIGIFSFGDSINTWRIFFLSTLILSVIGLKFLGGD; translated from the coding sequence ATGAGTTGGGTTTTATTAGTATTAGCGGGATTTTTCGAAGTAGGGTTCACTACTTGTATGAAATTATCCGACGGTTTTAAGGACTGGAGATACGGCCTAGGATTTTTAGTATTTGCGATCTTAAGTTTTTACTTTTTGAACAAGGCTACTCAGAATATTTCTCTAGGCACTGCTTATGCTGTATGGACCGGAATTGGCGCAGCGGGAACTGTGATTATAGGAATTTTTTCCTTTGGAGATTCTATCAATACTTGGAGGATTTTCTTTCTTTCTACTTTGATATTATCTGTGATCGGATTGAAGTTTTTAGGAGGGGATTAA
- a CDS encoding inositol monophosphatase family protein: MSYQNEIKIRYQHFLNFSPTISEFLKKTHEREDLQISFKGNIESDLVTIADKGSEELIVSEIRKVFPNDHILGEEGSNYEGNSQFKWIIDPLDGTVNYSHRIPLYCCCIGLEDLENKSAVMGIVPMPALGHVYHAMLGEGAFKDKTPIKVTQTKEIRKALLCTGFPYDREEKIEQLMFNLKKFILRSRGVRRTGSAGLDICWVAEGKFDAFWEEDLKPWDMTAAAAILQEAGGKLSTYANNTFHPYVTSLIASNGVLHEKMVETLQEYLDI; this comes from the coding sequence ATGAGCTACCAAAACGAAATCAAGATAAGATACCAACACTTCCTCAACTTTTCCCCAACAATTTCTGAGTTCCTGAAAAAAACTCACGAAAGAGAAGATCTGCAAATCTCCTTTAAAGGAAATATAGAATCGGACTTAGTTACGATCGCAGACAAGGGTTCAGAAGAGCTGATCGTCTCAGAGATCAGAAAAGTTTTCCCTAATGATCATATCTTAGGGGAAGAAGGAAGTAACTACGAAGGAAATTCTCAATTCAAATGGATCATAGATCCTTTGGATGGAACTGTAAATTATTCTCATCGTATTCCTCTATATTGCTGCTGTATCGGATTAGAAGATTTAGAAAATAAATCTGCAGTGATGGGAATCGTCCCTATGCCAGCGCTCGGACATGTATATCATGCAATGTTGGGCGAAGGTGCATTCAAAGATAAAACTCCAATCAAAGTCACTCAAACCAAAGAGATCAGAAAAGCACTTTTATGCACTGGGTTTCCTTATGATAGAGAAGAGAAGATAGAACAACTCATGTTCAATCTGAAAAAGTTTATCTTAAGATCTAGAGGCGTGAGAAGAACTGGATCAGCAGGTTTAGATATTTGTTGGGTAGCAGAAGGTAAATTCGACGCATTCTGGGAAGAAGATCTTAAACCATGGGATATGACTGCTGCAGCAGCTATTCTTCAGGAAGCAGGTGGAAAATTAAGTACTTATGCGAACAATACATTTCATCCGTACGTGACAAGTTTGATTGCGTCTAACGGAGTGTTGCACGAAAAAATGGTAGAGACCTTGCAGGAGTATTTAGATATATGA
- a CDS encoding YkvA family protein, protein MEEDKIEKIKQGFWPKVKKVAGKVPFLADAISLYYAMLDPSTPLKAKLTIAGALAYFLTPFDAIPDILFGAGYIDDAGVVAAVLAAASMYVKEEHKKKAADFLDSNPEGTLEN, encoded by the coding sequence ATGGAAGAAGATAAAATAGAAAAGATCAAACAAGGGTTTTGGCCTAAGGTGAAGAAGGTCGCAGGAAAGGTTCCTTTTCTTGCTGATGCAATCTCTTTGTATTATGCGATGTTGGATCCTTCTACACCCCTGAAAGCAAAACTTACGATTGCTGGTGCACTTGCTTATTTTCTTACACCTTTTGATGCAATCCCGGATATATTATTTGGAGCAGGTTATATAGACGACGCGGGTGTGGTTGCTGCGGTTTTAGCAGCTGCTTCTATGTACGTAAAAGAAGAACATAAGAAGAAGGCAGCGGATTTTTTAGATTCCAATCCAGAGGGTACCCTGGAGAATTGA
- a CDS encoding RluA family pseudouridine synthase — MNLELHAEVNADSEGSRLDRFLKDYLGDEISRASIQHWIDSGWVKDGSGKILLKSSYKVSPGENFYISVPPKPPLNLTPVKMDIEVLKETPQYLIIRKPAGIASHSGPGDRSATLVNGLLYKFKELSSVGGEARPGIVHRLDKPTEGIMIVAKNDQAHAKLSELFRRRNITKKYLAWVQGTLPEGEGTIDRPIGRHPIERLKMTVTTKGRASVTHYRILKTAVSKNGRKFSLIEADLETGRTHQIRVHFQSLRCPVVGDLLYSRNAALFENYGLLLLSYWLEFKDPFTGEEVQIVLDPPQRFENFESNLENF; from the coding sequence ATGAATCTGGAACTTCATGCCGAAGTTAACGCAGACTCTGAAGGATCCAGACTCGATCGATTTTTAAAGGATTATCTGGGTGATGAGATTTCCAGAGCTTCCATTCAACATTGGATCGATTCAGGTTGGGTCAAAGATGGATCTGGAAAAATTCTACTTAAATCATCGTATAAGGTAAGTCCTGGAGAAAACTTTTATATATCAGTTCCTCCTAAACCTCCGTTGAACTTAACTCCAGTAAAAATGGATATCGAAGTTTTAAAAGAAACTCCTCAGTATCTGATCATCCGAAAACCTGCAGGCATAGCATCTCATAGTGGACCTGGAGATAGATCTGCTACCTTAGTTAACGGATTACTCTACAAATTTAAGGAGCTTTCGAGTGTTGGAGGAGAAGCAAGGCCAGGTATCGTGCACCGTTTGGATAAACCAACAGAAGGTATCATGATCGTTGCTAAAAATGATCAAGCACATGCAAAACTTTCAGAGTTGTTCAGAAGAAGGAATATTACTAAGAAATATCTTGCCTGGGTCCAAGGCACACTTCCGGAAGGAGAAGGTACTATAGACAGACCGATCGGAAGACATCCAATAGAAAGATTGAAGATGACTGTGACTACTAAAGGTAGAGCCTCAGTTACTCATTATAGGATCTTAAAAACCGCAGTTTCTAAAAACGGCAGAAAGTTTTCTCTTATCGAAGCAGACTTAGAAACAGGAAGAACTCACCAGATCCGAGTCCATTTTCAGAGTTTGAGATGCCCTGTGGTTGGTGATCTTCTTTATTCCAGAAACGCAGCACTTTTTGAGAACTATGGACTTTTACTTCTTTCTTATTGGTTAGAATTTAAGGATCCTTTTACGGGAGAAGAAGTACAGATCGTTCTAGATCCTCCCCAAAGATTTGAAAATTTCGAAAGTAATTTGGAGAATTTTTAA